The following are encoded in a window of Panicum virgatum strain AP13 chromosome 5N, P.virgatum_v5, whole genome shotgun sequence genomic DNA:
- the LOC120676748 gene encoding uncharacterized protein LOC120676748: MQEYQLNLIVRERCKDGRFKHAHEMQICKWMRTLQETRLLLGFMSKGETRWLRWRRGHPSKERVAYSLVVAPYPVCKLVSVVPSMDVCLTVLLPPVVIVKRIDK; the protein is encoded by the exons ATGCAGGAGTACCAGCTCAACCTCATCGTCCGGGAGCGCTGCAAGGACGGTCGCTTCAAGCACGCCCACGAG ATGCAGATCTGCAAATGGATGCGGACCCTGCAGGAGACGCGCCTCCTCCTTGGCTTCATGTCAAAGGGCGAGACGCGCTGGTTGAGATGGAGAAGAGGGCATCCAAGTAAGGAGCGAGTCGCCTACTCGTTGGTCGTCGCTCCATACCCTGTATGCAAGCTTGTCTCAGTAGTCCCAAGCATGGATGTTTGTCTAACAGTGCTCCTGCCGCCAGTGGTGATTGTCAAGAGGATTGACAAATGA
- the LOC120676309 gene encoding pollen-specific leucine-rich repeat extensin-like protein 3 yields MGALHLPLLVVAALLFSSSSAALTAVEEAAIALRQKLAFENHHHPTDHVHIDINIDIKITNPNLLTAHKALQALKNALYSDPNNFTGNWVGPDVCAYNGVFCVPSLHNDSESAVATLDMNAADVAGYLPKEIGLMRDLAVLHLNSNRFCGVIPEEIRNMTELYEFDASNNRFVGPFPAAVLGVPKLSYLDIRFNDFDGPIPPELFLKPYDAIFLNNNRFTSGIPETIGKSRATVIVLANNELGGCIPRSIGDAAATLDQFIFTNNSLTGCLPVETGLLANATVFDVSGNALTGAIPRTLAELSMVEQLDLSRNMFTGDVPRDLCELPALANLSVSYNFLTREDAACSALDRNMNGSFNDEANCMGQSRPAQRSAGECTPVVNHQVDCTKVKSCGWPSVEPPPPPPAPVASPPPPPPMSSPPPPAASPPPPVFSPPPPVASPPPPAATPPPPVYSPPPPPPVIVPPVRGTKYQSPPPPLFPGY; encoded by the coding sequence ATGGGCGCCCTCCATCTCCCGctgctcgtcgtcgccgcccttCTCTTCTCCTCGTCTTCCGCGGCGCTGACCGCCGTTGAGGAGGCCGCCATCGCGCTCCGGCAGAAGCTCGCCTTCGAGAACCACCACCACCCGACTGACcacgtccacatcgacatcaACATCGACATCAAGATCACCAACCCGAACCTCCTCACCGCGCACAAGGCGCTGCAGGCGCTCAAGAACGCGCTCTACTCCGACCCGAACAACTTCACCGGCAACTGGGTCGGCCCCGACGTCTGCGCCTACAACGGCGTGTTCTGCGTGCCCTCGCTGCACAACGATTCGGAGAGCGCCGTCGCGACGCTCGACATGAACGCCGCCGACGTCGCGGGCTACCTGCCCAAGGAGATCGGCCTCATGAGGGACCTCGCCGTGCTCCACCTCAACTCCAACCGCTTCTGCGGGGTCATCCCGGAGGAGATCAGGAACATGACGGAGCTGTACGAGTTCGACGCCAGCAATAACCGCTTCGTGGGGCCCTTCCCCGCAGCCGTCCTCGGGGTCCCCAAGCTCAGCTACCTCGACATCCGGTTCAACGACTTCGACGGCCCGATCCCACCGGAGCTCTTCCTCAAGCCCTACGACGCCATCTTCCTCAACAACAACCGGTTCACCTCCGGCATCCCAGAGACCATCGGCAAGTCAAGGGCGACGGTGATCGTCCTGGCCAACAACGAACTCGGTGGGTGCATCCCCCGGAGCATCGGCGACGCCGCGGCCACGCTCGACCAGTTCATCTTCACCAACAATAGCCTCACCGGCTGCCTGCCAGTCGAGACGGGCCTCCTGGCCAATGCGACGGTGTTCGACGTCAGCGGCAACGCACTAACCGGCGCGATCCCGCGGACGCTGGCCGAGCTGTCCATGGTCGAGCAGCTGGACCTGTCGCGCAACATGTTCACCGGCGACGTGCCGAGGGACCTGTGCGAGCTGCCGGCGTTGGCGAACCTGTCGGTCTCGTATAACTTCTTGACGCGCGAGGACGCCGCGTGCAGCGCGCTGGACAGGAACATGAACGGGTCCTTTAATGACGAGGCAAACTGCATGGGGCAGTCAAGGCCGGCGCAGAGGAGTGCCGGCGAGTGTACGCCGGTGGTGAATCACCAGGTGGACTGCACCAAGGTCAAATCATGTGGGTGGCCATCGGtcgagccgccaccaccacctccagcacctgtggcatccccgccgccgccaccgcctatgtcgtctccaccaccaccagcagcctctccgccaccgccggttttctctccgccaccgcctgtggcatctccgccaccgccggcagCAACACCTCCACCACCAGTTTActctccaccaccgccgccaccagttATCGTCCCACCCGTACGAGGAACGAAATACCAgtcaccaccgccaccgcttTTTCCAGGTTACTGA
- the LOC120674680 gene encoding uncharacterized protein LOC120674680 — protein MDQKNPNKKARVPNTILGSLIRHHYPQIFLDTSLVPPSYEAASKWRHWYMRGPDADPSVELCAEKVKNDFMEETYGRPFSLIESFSVHMGASKDAVAQGEGNELPPIPNERAQNHLDNYGDGMKNTYGPEVQWVRGPFDAQVMYNNTGRKPHGKFAIADGAIDSSTIIFSTTAHPSQPQSAQSSTQRVVQLQQEVQELKRQRQEDQGTLHKVLQYTQQMCQYMMRQGQRSTPPPQLNFASLFSSFTNAQDGTSNYSNEFQQQPGRNPGNTQHDDPSSYEHRSNNDDMTDCERNELRMWFGPNVYVSLWHHSIMFPTTEVYHQLSYDHQKIESGMFLGYYHAESMF, from the exons atggatCAAAAAAACCCTAACAAGAAAGCTCGTGTTCCAAACACCATCCTTGGATCTTTGATAAGACATCATTACCCACAAATTTTCCTGGACACCTCCCTGGTCCCACCATCTTATGAAGCAGCATCAAAGTGGCGCCACTGGTACATGAGGGGACCAGATGCGGACCCTTCTGTTGAGTTGTGTGCAGAGAAGGTCAAGAATGACTTCATG GAGGAAACATATGGGAGGCCTTTTAGCCTGATTGAGTCATTCTCTGTGCATATGGGGGCATCCAAGGATGCTGTGGCACAAGGAGAGGGCAATGAGCTGCCTCCTATTCCTAATGAACGTGCCCAAAATCATCTG GATAACTATGGTGATGGTATGAAAAACACTTATGGACCTGAGGTTCAGTGGGTGAGGGGTCCCTTTGATGCACAAGTTATGTATAACAACACAGGAAGAAAGCCTCATGGGAAGTTTGCCATTGCTGATGGAGCTATTGATAGCTCTACCATAATATTTTCCACCACTGCACATCCATCTCAGCCCCAAAGTGCCCAAAGTTCTACACAGAGAGTGGTACAGCTACAACAAGAGGTTCAAGAGCTAAAAAGACAGAGACAGGAGGATCAAGGAACATTACATAAAGTGCTTCAATACACTCAGCAGATGTGTCAG TACATGATGCGTCAGGGACAGAGAAGCACACCTCCACCACAACTCAATTTTGCTTCTTTATTCTCCTCATTTACTAATGCTCAG GATGGAACATCAAATTATTCAAATGAATTCCAACAGCAGCCTGGAAGGAACCCTGGTAACACCCAACATGATGATCCAAGCTCTTACGAGCATAGAAGCAACAATGATGACATGACTGACTGTGAGCGCAACGAGCTTCGAATGTGGTTCGGGCCAAATGTATACGTGTCATTGTGGCATCATTCTATTATGTTTCCAACAACTGAAGTCTATCATCAGCTTAGTTATGATCATCAAAAGATTGAGTCAGGCATGTTTCTAGGTTACTATCATGCAGAGTCCATGTTTTAG